One Aethina tumida isolate Nest 87 chromosome 5, icAetTumi1.1, whole genome shotgun sequence genomic window carries:
- the LOC109595620 gene encoding protein FAM117B, with protein MSGQSGQSTPGRMQKSSPNSGKQGPIRATIPISSVLKQNSNLISDASPNISPTCNWKTRYSPDPAFGQRSPGSSSCKGKSKQEHHGEGKMRRTASLDTIYLKGHWPRDNFYWHTGILQVNKSTQTDESDYMEGRKIHCISESGDKPDKVITRQKLRDSKSSSRLGSPDTLNTSSQTFTSSILSPTLRANPMHMMPLKPLPKSAMRSSVEGLNQEIERIVLQQQHRTCAVGSQSTSTALTGDHDDEERCRDLKTAHGAPEGHRAPPPEMMYRGSRSRSVNTQTPNEFSGGSCHSSGSSAGSSPDNDTAKLGTSPHINRFLAREPPDGCEKVQLKTLDDRAAARPAQQPHHPYHERPMLIASPPQQPCTAFKLRPSLGSAFQILRPTSVEQQQQQEPPTPPVPSSQENN; from the exons ATGTCCGGGCAGAGCGGTCAGTCTACCCCGGGTAGGATGCAGAAATCGTCGCCGAATTCCGGGAAACAGGGACCGATCAGGGCCACGATACCGATCTCGTCGGTGCTCAAGCAGAACAGCAATTTGATCAGCGACGCCAGCCCCAACATTTCGCCCACTTGCAACTGGAAAACCAGGTACTCACCAGATCCAGCTTTTGGACAAAGGAGTCCCGGATCTTCGTCCTGCAAAG GAAAATCCAAACAGGAGCATCATGGGGAAGGAAAAATGAGGAGGACAGCATCTCTAgacacaatatatttaaagggGCACTGGCCaagagataatttttattggcaCACTGGTATTCTGCAAGTTAATAAGTCCACTCAG actGATGAATCTGATTACATGGAGGGTAGGAAGATACACTGTATCTCCGAATCAGGGGATAAACCTGACAAGGTGATAACACGGCAAAAACTTCGGGACAGCAAGTCGTCATCTAGACTTGGGTCTCCAGACACCCTCAATACCAGTTCACAGACATTCACTT CAAGTATATTGTCTCCAACACTGCGGGCCAATCCGATGCACATGATGCCCCTGAAGCCGTTGCCGAAGTCCGCGATGCGCAGCTCGGTGGAGGGCCTGAACCAGGAGATCGAACGCATCGTGCTGCAACAGCAGCACCGTACATGCGCGGTCGGCTCGCAGAGCACCTCCACCGCCCTGACAGGCGACCACGACGACGAGGAGCGGTGCCGCGATTTGAAGACGGCGCACGGCGCCCCCGAGGGGCACCGGGCGCCGCCCCCGGAGATGATGTACCGCGGCTCGAGGTCCCGATCGGTCAACACTCAGACGCCGAACGAGTTCAGTGGCGGTAGCTGTCATTCTTCAG GTTCGAGTGCGGGTTCGAGCCCGGACAACGACACGGCCAAGCTGGGCACGTCGCCCCACATCAACCGTTTTCTGGCACGCGAACCGCCCGACGGCTGCGAGAAGGTGCAGCTGAAGACGCTGGACGACAGGGCGGCCGCCCGACCCGCCCAGCAGCCGCACCATCCGTACCACGAGCGACCCATGCTGATAGCCTCGCCGCCCCAGCAGCCGTGCACGGCGTTCAAGCTGCGTCCCAGCCTGGGGTCGGCGTTCCAGATTCTCAGGCCGACGTCAGTCgagcagcagcagcaacagGAACCACCAACACCGCCAGTGCCCTCCTCGCAGGAGAACAATTGA
- the LOC109595629 gene encoding 60S ribosomal protein L27, whose protein sequence is MGKIMKQNKVVLVLGGRYAGRKAVIIKNFDDGTSDKQYGHALVAGIDRYPRNIHKRMGKGKMHKRSKIKPFVKVLNYNHLLPTRYLVDLTSDLKVTTKDLKDPMKRKKIRFQTRVKFEERYKEGKNKWFFSKLRF, encoded by the exons ATGGGTAAGattatgaaacaaaacaaaGTCGTGTTGGTCCTTGGGGGCCGATACGCCGGCAGGAAAGCCGTAATCATCAAAAACTTTGACGACGGCACCTCCGACAAACAATACGGACACGCTCTTGTAGCTGGCATTGACAGGTACCCAAGGAACATCCACAAACGCATGGGTAAAGGCAAAATGCACAAAAGGTCCAAGATCAAGCCTTTTGTCAAG gtTCTTAACTACAACCATTTGTTGCCCACCCGTTACTTGGTAGATTTGACCAGTGACTTGAAAGTGACAACAAAAGACTTGAAAGACCCCATGAAGCGCAAGAAGATCAGGTTCCAAACCAGAGTTAAATTCGAAGAAAGATACAAGGAAGGCAAGAACAAGTGGTTCTTCTCTAAACTAAGATTCTAA